In Chitinophagaceae bacterium, the following proteins share a genomic window:
- a CDS encoding class I SAM-dependent methyltransferase, which produces MIEPYIYDEHFTYDSGWDKYALSYSKLLKPDTIYALTKNLAHSIVKHYIPEGKNKEVLDLNCGTGNDFPFFLSNGYKIIGTDGSGGMLNKSYEKFKDKIENGQITLYQTMMQNLDKSSFKEKQFDLIYSITGGYSYIDNDLLLKVNQILSNYLKKGGFLITAHLTPFCLGETLYYLKNRKFRASLLRLKTTLKVPIKGETHIMYLRSNSKLKKLRTKGLEFCSSHPLLTTTPPYQTNYSPTIDKLKRQSELEFKRLFKPIYNNIADQVMIVEQKK; this is translated from the coding sequence ATGATAGAACCTTATATATACGACGAACATTTCACATACGATTCAGGATGGGATAAATACGCCTTGAGTTATTCCAAATTATTAAAGCCAGATACAATTTATGCTCTTACTAAAAATTTAGCTCACAGCATTGTAAAGCATTATATTCCAGAAGGAAAAAACAAAGAGGTTCTAGATCTCAATTGTGGAACCGGTAATGATTTTCCATTTTTTCTTTCAAATGGATATAAAATCATTGGTACCGATGGTTCTGGAGGAATGTTAAACAAATCTTATGAAAAGTTTAAGGACAAGATCGAAAACGGACAGATCACTCTATATCAAACTATGATGCAAAACCTCGATAAATCATCGTTTAAAGAAAAGCAATTCGATTTGATTTATTCAATTACTGGTGGCTATTCTTACATTGATAATGACTTACTATTAAAAGTCAACCAAATATTATCAAATTATTTAAAAAAGGGGGGCTTTCTGATAACTGCTCATCTAACTCCATTTTGTCTTGGAGAAACCCTTTATTATCTGAAAAACAGAAAATTTAGGGCGAGTTTGTTAAGACTAAAAACAACACTTAAGGTTCCTATAAAGGGAGAAACACATATTATGTATTTAAGATCGAACAGCAAATTGAAAAAACTGAGGACTAAGGGATTAGAATTTTGTTCATCTCATCCTCTATTAACTACAACTCCACCCTATCAAACGAACTATTCCCCTACCATTGATAAACTCAAAAGGCAAAGTGAACTTGAGTTCAAGCGATTATTTAAACCAATTTACAATAATATTGCAGACCAGGTAATGATTGTCGAGCAAAAAAAGTGA